From a single Bacillus pumilus genomic region:
- the recN gene encoding DNA repair protein RecN has translation MLAELTIKNFAIIEELTVSFEKGLTVLTGETGAGKSIMIDAVSLLVGGRGSSEYVRYGEKKAELEGLFLVPADHPVFALCKEQGIDASDEMMILRRDLNHNGKSICRINGKLVTISLLREVGRLLLDIHGQHDNQLLMEDENHLYLLDQFGAEEIAPALSQYQEAYEQYTKTAQKLKQLSENEQEMVHRLDLLQFQLEEIEAAQLEPGEDEKLQEERHQISNYEKIFSSLQNAYNALRNEQGGLDWVGMSSSELDQVSDINDDLKKLSEQVSNSYYLLEDSTFQMRSMLDQLEFDPARLDFIESRLNEMKQLKRKYGTTVEDILEYAAKIEEEIDQIQNRDSHLQTLKNKLDAMSRDALLEALNVSELRKKWAKKLAKEIQAELKDLYMEKSSFDTAFSIRYAPFGSTDFPLLDGKPVQLGKNGIDQAQFVISTNTGEPMKSLSKVASGGEISRVMLAVKSIFSAKQEVTSIIFDEVDTGVSGRVAQSIAEKIYKVAAGSQVLCITHLPQVAAMADTHLFISKRSKAGRTLTSVKPLSHEEKVSEIGRMIAGVEVTELTKQHAKELLHQANDVKTTG, from the coding sequence GTGTTAGCAGAACTAACCATTAAAAACTTTGCAATCATTGAAGAGTTAACGGTTTCATTTGAAAAAGGACTCACGGTTCTCACAGGGGAAACAGGTGCCGGAAAATCGATTATGATTGATGCTGTCTCTCTTCTTGTGGGAGGAAGAGGGTCGTCTGAATACGTTCGTTATGGTGAAAAAAAAGCAGAGCTGGAAGGACTTTTTCTTGTACCAGCTGATCATCCTGTATTTGCTCTATGCAAAGAGCAGGGAATTGACGCATCAGATGAAATGATGATTCTTCGCCGTGACTTGAACCATAACGGAAAAAGCATCTGCCGCATCAATGGCAAGCTTGTCACGATCTCGCTTTTACGGGAGGTAGGACGCCTTTTACTCGATATACACGGGCAGCACGACAACCAGCTATTGATGGAGGATGAAAATCATCTGTATTTGCTCGATCAGTTTGGAGCAGAAGAAATTGCACCTGCTTTGTCACAATATCAGGAAGCGTATGAGCAATATACTAAGACAGCCCAAAAGTTAAAACAGCTCTCTGAAAATGAGCAAGAAATGGTGCACCGATTAGATTTACTGCAATTTCAGCTAGAGGAGATTGAAGCGGCACAATTAGAGCCGGGAGAAGATGAGAAGCTTCAGGAAGAGCGTCATCAAATCAGCAACTACGAAAAAATCTTTTCCTCGCTTCAAAACGCATATAACGCCTTGCGCAATGAGCAGGGAGGACTTGATTGGGTTGGTATGTCTTCAAGCGAGCTCGATCAGGTTTCTGACATCAATGACGATCTGAAAAAGCTATCTGAACAAGTGTCGAACTCCTATTACTTATTAGAGGATTCGACATTCCAAATGCGAAGCATGCTGGATCAATTAGAGTTCGACCCGGCGCGTCTTGATTTTATCGAATCAAGGTTGAATGAAATGAAGCAGTTGAAACGAAAATATGGTACAACGGTTGAGGACATTTTGGAGTATGCAGCGAAGATTGAAGAAGAAATCGATCAAATTCAAAATCGAGACAGCCACTTGCAGACACTCAAAAATAAATTGGATGCGATGAGCCGTGATGCCCTGCTGGAAGCACTCAACGTTTCGGAGCTCCGTAAAAAATGGGCCAAAAAGCTAGCGAAGGAAATTCAAGCGGAATTAAAGGATTTATATATGGAGAAGTCATCTTTTGACACAGCTTTTTCCATTCGGTATGCACCTTTTGGAAGCACAGACTTCCCGCTGCTAGATGGCAAGCCCGTCCAGCTCGGAAAAAACGGAATTGACCAAGCACAATTTGTCATTTCTACAAATACAGGCGAACCGATGAAATCTTTATCAAAAGTGGCCTCTGGTGGAGAAATTTCACGTGTCATGCTTGCCGTAAAGAGTATTTTCTCAGCCAAACAAGAAGTCACTTCCATTATTTTTGATGAGGTCGATACAGGAGTAAGCGGAAGAGTCGCACAGTCCATTGCCGAAAAAATTTACAAAGTAGCGGCTGGTTCACAAGTGCTCTGCATTACGCACCTCCCGCAAGTAGCAGCGATGGCCGACACACATCTCTTTATTTCTAAACGCTCTAAAGCCGGCAGAACACTGACGAGCGTCAAACCATTAAGTCATGAAGAAAAAGTGAGTGAAATTGGCCGGATGATTGCTGGTGTGGAAGTTACTGAGCTGACAAAACAACATGCAAAAGAATTGCTGCATCAAGCAAACGATGTCAAAACAACAGGGTAG
- the ahrC gene encoding transcriptional regulator AhrC/ArgR, protein MNKGQRLIKIREIIASQEIETQDELVDILKADGYNITQATVSRDIKELHLVKVPTNNGTYKYSLPADQRFNPLSKLKRSLMDAFIKMDAASHLIVLKTMPGNAQAIGALMDNLDWEEIMGTICGDDTILIICRTPDDTEIVSSKILELL, encoded by the coding sequence ATGAATAAAGGTCAAAGGCTGATTAAGATTAGAGAAATCATTGCAAGCCAAGAGATTGAAACACAAGACGAATTAGTCGATATTTTAAAAGCTGATGGATATAACATTACACAAGCGACCGTTTCAAGAGATATTAAAGAATTGCATTTAGTGAAAGTGCCGACGAACAATGGGACATATAAATACAGCCTTCCTGCGGATCAACGGTTTAACCCGTTGTCTAAACTGAAGCGATCCTTAATGGATGCATTTATAAAAATGGATGCTGCCAGTCATTTAATCGTCCTCAAAACCATGCCAGGGAATGCTCAGGCGATCGGGGCTTTAATGGATAATTTAGATTGGGAAGAAATTATGGGAACGATTTGCGGCGATGATACCATTTTGATTATTTGCCGTACACCGGATGATACGGAGATCGTTTCCAGTAAAATTTTAGAGCTTCTATAA
- a CDS encoding TlyA family RNA methyltransferase: protein MTSKKERLDVLLVEQGLMETREKAKRAIMAGIVYSNENRLDKPGEKIARDTPLTVKGNPLKYVSRGGLKLEKALKEFDLTVGGKLLIDIGSSTGGFTDCALQNGAVKSYAVDVGYNQLAWKLRQDERVIVMERTNFRHSVPADFTEGLPEVASIDVSFISLKLILPALKHILVPGGDCIALVKPQFEAGRELVGKKGIVREPSVHLGVLEEMNQFAAKEGYDVKDVSFSPITGGDGNIEFLLHLVLHPEQEDNAALPASELEKVVKEAHSVLKEKKNSPEPADT from the coding sequence ATGACATCAAAGAAAGAACGACTTGACGTTTTATTAGTCGAACAAGGACTAATGGAAACGAGAGAGAAAGCAAAGCGTGCCATCATGGCAGGGATCGTTTACTCAAATGAAAACCGTTTGGATAAACCAGGAGAGAAAATCGCTCGTGATACACCGCTTACGGTGAAAGGGAATCCACTGAAATATGTGAGCCGTGGCGGGTTAAAGCTCGAAAAAGCGCTCAAAGAATTCGACTTAACAGTAGGCGGAAAATTGCTAATTGATATTGGTTCGTCAACAGGCGGATTTACAGATTGTGCTCTTCAAAATGGAGCGGTCAAATCATATGCTGTTGATGTTGGCTATAATCAGCTTGCGTGGAAATTAAGGCAGGATGAGCGCGTCATCGTCATGGAGCGCACCAATTTCCGCCATTCCGTCCCAGCAGATTTCACTGAAGGATTGCCGGAAGTGGCGTCAATTGATGTCTCTTTTATTTCACTTAAACTCATCCTGCCAGCTTTAAAGCACATCCTTGTCCCAGGCGGGGACTGTATCGCACTCGTCAAGCCTCAATTTGAAGCAGGCAGGGAGCTTGTTGGAAAAAAAGGCATCGTGCGAGAACCGTCTGTCCACCTCGGTGTGCTGGAAGAGATGAATCAATTTGCTGCAAAAGAAGGCTATGATGTAAAGGATGTATCGTTTTCGCCTATTACCGGTGGGGATGGGAATATTGAATTCCTTCTCCATTTAGTGCTTCATCCTGAACAAGAAGACAATGCAGCACTTCCGGCTTCAGAGCTTGAGAAAGTCGTCAAGGAAGCCCATTCTGTATTGAAAGAAAAGAAAAACAGCCCTGAGCCGGCTGACACATGA
- the dxs gene encoding 1-deoxy-D-xylulose-5-phosphate synthase codes for MDLLSIKNPTFLKGMSNAELEELSADIRMFLIESLASSGGHIGPNLGVVELTVALHKVFDSPKDKFLWDVGHQSYVHKLLTGRGAEFDTLRQYKGLCGFPKRNESEHDVWETGHSSTSLSGAMGMAAARDIKGTDEYILPIIGDGALTGGMALEALNHIGDEKKDMIVILNDNEMSIAPNVGAIHTMLGRLRTAGKYQWVKDELEYLFKRIPAVGGKLAATAERIKDSLKYLLVSGMFFEEMGFTYLGPVDGHSYEDLFENLEYAKKTKGPVLLHVITKKGKGYQPAESDKIGTWHGTGPYKIDTGDFVKPTAAAPSWSGLVSETVRKLAREDERIVAITPAMPVGSKLEGFAKEFPERMFDVGIAEQHAATMAAGLATQNMKPFLAIYSTFLQRAYDQVLHDICRQNLNVFIGIDRAGLVGADGETHQGVFDIAFMRHMPNMVLMMPKDENEGQHMVNTAIQYDDGPIAMRFPRGNGLGVKMDEQLKTIPIGSWEVLRPGKDAVILTFGTTIKMALQAAEELQKEGKSVRVVNARFIKPLDEVMLNDILAEGIPILTIEEAVLQGGFGSSVLEYIHDKKASHIKVERMGIPDEFIEHGSVDALLEEIGLTKAQVAETLRDLLPAAPRKGIGS; via the coding sequence TTGGATCTTTTATCAATAAAAAATCCAACGTTTCTAAAAGGAATGTCAAATGCAGAATTAGAGGAGCTTAGTGCTGACATTCGTATGTTTTTAATTGAGTCCTTAGCTAGCTCTGGCGGGCATATCGGTCCGAACCTTGGGGTTGTTGAACTCACAGTCGCGCTTCATAAAGTATTTGACAGCCCGAAAGACAAATTCCTCTGGGATGTTGGACATCAGTCTTACGTTCATAAACTGTTAACTGGAAGAGGGGCGGAGTTTGATACACTTCGTCAATACAAAGGGCTTTGCGGTTTTCCTAAACGAAATGAAAGTGAACATGACGTTTGGGAGACTGGTCACAGTTCAACCTCGTTATCTGGTGCGATGGGTATGGCAGCAGCGCGTGATATTAAAGGAACAGATGAATATATCCTGCCGATTATTGGAGATGGTGCACTAACCGGAGGTATGGCACTAGAAGCCTTGAATCATATCGGTGATGAAAAGAAAGATATGATTGTCATATTAAATGACAACGAAATGAGTATTGCACCAAACGTCGGTGCGATTCACACGATGCTTGGCCGATTGCGCACAGCTGGTAAATACCAATGGGTAAAGGACGAACTCGAATATTTATTCAAGCGTATTCCAGCAGTAGGTGGAAAGCTTGCTGCCACAGCAGAGCGAATCAAAGACAGTCTTAAATACTTACTTGTGTCTGGCATGTTCTTTGAGGAAATGGGATTTACCTACTTAGGCCCTGTCGATGGACATTCATATGAAGATCTCTTTGAAAATCTTGAATATGCAAAGAAAACGAAAGGTCCTGTCCTTCTCCATGTCATCACGAAAAAAGGAAAAGGCTATCAGCCGGCAGAATCTGATAAAATCGGAACTTGGCACGGTACTGGTCCATACAAAATCGATACAGGTGATTTCGTGAAACCGACAGCCGCTGCGCCGTCATGGAGCGGGCTTGTTAGTGAAACGGTCAGAAAGCTGGCGCGGGAAGATGAACGGATTGTTGCAATCACGCCTGCGATGCCAGTTGGCTCAAAGCTTGAAGGCTTTGCAAAGGAATTTCCAGAGCGAATGTTTGATGTCGGAATTGCTGAGCAGCATGCAGCCACAATGGCAGCTGGGCTTGCAACTCAGAATATGAAGCCATTTTTAGCGATTTATTCAACGTTCCTGCAAAGAGCCTATGACCAAGTGCTGCACGATATTTGCCGCCAGAACCTCAATGTGTTTATTGGTATTGACCGTGCGGGTCTTGTTGGTGCAGATGGAGAAACACATCAAGGTGTGTTTGACATTGCTTTCATGCGTCATATGCCGAATATGGTGCTTATGATGCCAAAGGATGAAAATGAAGGGCAACACATGGTCAATACAGCCATTCAGTATGATGACGGTCCTATTGCTATGCGCTTCCCGCGTGGAAATGGGCTGGGTGTGAAAATGGATGAACAGCTGAAAACCATTCCGATTGGTTCTTGGGAGGTTCTTCGTCCAGGGAAGGATGCCGTGATTTTAACATTTGGTACAACGATTAAAATGGCGCTCCAAGCAGCAGAAGAACTTCAAAAAGAAGGGAAATCGGTTCGTGTCGTTAATGCTCGTTTTATTAAGCCTCTTGATGAAGTGATGTTAAATGACATTCTTGCTGAAGGTATTCCGATTTTAACGATTGAAGAAGCTGTGCTCCAAGGCGGATTTGGCAGCAGCGTCTTAGAATATATACACGACAAAAAAGCATCTCATATTAAAGTAGAACGCATGGGCATTCCAGATGAATTTATTGAGCATGGAAGTGTCGATGCCCTGCTTGAAGAAATTGGTCTGACGAAAGCACAGGTTGCTGAAACGTTACGTGACCTGCTTCCCGCAGCACCAAGAAAAGGAATTGGATCATGA
- a CDS encoding polyprenyl synthetase family protein, protein MLVTSNLNEFLTTRKKAIEDYLFTYVQELTIPEELKSSMLYSLKAGGKRLRPVLVLALLHAYGKNEEDGIPVGCAVEMIHTYSLIHDDLPCMDDDDLRRGKPTNHKVYGEATAVLAGDALLTESFRLITSQLSSSISADQKIRIVDELVKSAGALGMVGGQFDDMEAEQKQVSLAELESIHARKTGKLLTFSVAAGAMLAGASDDDIEKLREFSYHIGIAFQIRDDILDLEGSEEKIGKRVGSDTVNEKSTYPSLLTLSGAKEKLDEHITRAKEIVSNLELEQQLLHDLCDLIASRDH, encoded by the coding sequence ATGCTGGTGACAAGTAATTTAAATGAATTTTTAACAACACGAAAAAAGGCCATTGAAGATTATTTATTTACATATGTTCAGGAATTGACGATTCCAGAAGAGCTGAAATCTTCAATGCTCTATTCTCTTAAAGCGGGTGGGAAAAGGCTTCGACCTGTTCTCGTTCTTGCTCTATTACATGCCTACGGTAAAAACGAAGAAGATGGCATACCTGTCGGCTGTGCGGTCGAGATGATTCATACGTATTCATTGATACATGATGACCTTCCATGCATGGACGACGATGATCTTCGCAGAGGGAAGCCGACAAATCACAAAGTTTACGGAGAAGCAACAGCGGTTCTCGCAGGAGATGCACTTTTGACAGAAAGCTTCCGCCTTATTACATCACAGCTGTCTAGCAGCATCTCAGCTGACCAAAAGATTAGAATCGTCGATGAGCTTGTGAAGTCCGCAGGGGCACTAGGAATGGTTGGCGGTCAATTTGATGACATGGAAGCAGAGCAAAAACAAGTATCGCTCGCTGAACTAGAATCCATTCACGCCCGTAAAACAGGAAAACTCCTCACATTTAGCGTCGCAGCAGGTGCAATGTTGGCAGGGGCATCAGATGACGATATCGAAAAGCTAAGGGAATTCAGCTATCATATCGGCATTGCGTTTCAAATTCGTGATGACATTTTAGATCTTGAAGGAAGCGAAGAGAAAATCGGGAAACGGGTCGGCTCCGATACAGTAAATGAAAAGTCGACATATCCTTCTTTATTAACGCTTTCAGGAGCAAAAGAAAAGCTGGATGAGCATATCACACGTGCAAAAGAAATAGTCTCAAATCTTGAATTAGAGCAGCAATTGCTGCATGATTTATGTGATCTGATTGCCTCAAGAGATCATTAA
- a CDS encoding exodeoxyribonuclease VII small subunit gives MTESNKQKEEQMTFEEAMKGLEEIVGKLEEGDVPLEQAIHYFQEGMTLSKLCHEKLQHVEKQMDFILKEDGELAPFSVKEADAGDK, from the coding sequence ATGACAGAATCCAATAAACAAAAAGAAGAACAAATGACATTTGAAGAGGCGATGAAAGGCCTTGAGGAGATTGTAGGGAAGCTCGAAGAAGGAGATGTACCACTTGAGCAAGCCATACATTATTTCCAAGAAGGAATGACCCTTTCAAAGCTTTGTCATGAAAAATTACAGCATGTTGAAAAGCAAATGGATTTCATTTTGAAAGAGGACGGTGAGCTGGCTCCTTTCTCAGTGAAGGAGGCAGATGCTGGTGACAAGTAA
- the xseA gene encoding exodeoxyribonuclease VII large subunit, with protein MSEKAFVTVTALTKYIKRKFDVDPHLEDIWIKGELSNVKIHSRGHVYFTLKDENARMQAVMFQRTAAKLPFSPKSGMKVFVRGGIQVYEPSGNYQLYAKEMQPDGVGALHLAYEELKKKLANEGLFDARYKKAIPEYPEVVGVITSPTGAAVRDVITTINRRYQQAKIIVLPALVQGEHATRSIVERIKEANEKNLCDVLIVGRGGGSIEELWAFNEEAVARAIFASDIPIISAVGHETDFTISDFTADMRAPTPTGAAELAVPSTTDLIERIKSIDIRLTRAVKNRTSQAKDRLVTLQSSYAFRFPKRLQEQKEQQFDVVFDRFQKQLTRQVEQKRSQLDRQTYRLKPLHPKEQLLQAKKRHANETEQLVRSMNVQMKTIHSQFQSVLGKLNALNPLQVMERGYSLAYKEDELIKSVNQVETKDQLTITMKDGRLVCEVIEKEGQSS; from the coding sequence ATGAGTGAAAAAGCCTTTGTGACGGTCACAGCCCTTACAAAATACATAAAAAGAAAATTTGATGTTGATCCGCATTTAGAAGATATTTGGATTAAAGGTGAGCTATCCAATGTCAAGATTCATTCAAGAGGACATGTGTACTTCACCTTAAAAGACGAAAATGCACGCATGCAAGCTGTCATGTTCCAGCGCACTGCGGCGAAGCTGCCTTTTTCACCAAAAAGTGGAATGAAAGTGTTCGTACGCGGCGGGATTCAAGTATATGAACCAAGCGGCAACTATCAATTATATGCAAAAGAAATGCAGCCTGATGGTGTTGGTGCTCTTCATCTTGCTTATGAAGAGCTGAAGAAAAAGCTGGCAAATGAAGGCTTATTTGATGCGCGCTATAAAAAAGCAATTCCTGAATATCCAGAGGTTGTGGGTGTGATTACGTCCCCAACAGGAGCGGCTGTTCGAGATGTCATTACGACCATCAATCGGCGCTATCAGCAGGCGAAAATCATTGTGCTCCCGGCGCTCGTCCAAGGTGAACATGCGACTCGTTCCATCGTAGAACGAATCAAGGAAGCCAATGAAAAAAACCTCTGTGATGTTTTAATTGTCGGAAGAGGGGGCGGTTCGATTGAAGAGCTTTGGGCCTTTAATGAAGAAGCTGTCGCAAGAGCAATTTTCGCATCAGACATTCCAATCATTTCTGCAGTTGGACACGAAACTGACTTTACGATCAGTGATTTCACTGCAGACATGAGAGCACCCACACCAACAGGAGCAGCAGAGCTAGCTGTTCCAAGCACAACAGATTTAATTGAACGAATCAAATCAATCGATATTCGGCTGACTAGAGCTGTAAAGAATCGCACCTCCCAAGCAAAAGACCGTCTTGTGACGCTGCAATCCTCTTACGCCTTCCGTTTTCCAAAACGATTACAAGAGCAAAAAGAGCAGCAATTCGATGTGGTATTTGACCGTTTTCAAAAACAGCTGACGAGACAAGTTGAGCAAAAACGCAGTCAATTAGACCGGCAGACATACAGGCTGAAGCCGCTTCATCCAAAAGAGCAGCTTCTTCAGGCGAAAAAACGTCATGCCAATGAAACAGAACAGCTCGTTCGGAGCATGAATGTGCAAATGAAAACAATTCATTCGCAGTTCCAATCTGTTCTTGGTAAACTAAATGCATTAAATCCACTACAAGTGATGGAAAGAGGCTACAGTTTAGCCTATAAAGAAGATGAACTGATAAAAAGTGTGAACCAAGTAGAGACGAAGGATCAACTGACCATCACCATGAAGGATGGGCGTCTCGTTTGTGAGGTTATTGAGAAGGAGGGGCAATCATCATGA
- the folD gene encoding bifunctional methylenetetrahydrofolate dehydrogenase/methenyltetrahydrofolate cyclohydrolase FolD — protein MTATIIDGKETAKEKREQLAKEVEELKQKGVTPGLAVILIGDDPASLSYVRGKKKAAEAMGMHFQLDHLDASLTEEELLQLIDQYNANDQFHGILVQLPLPKHISEKAVIERISPEKDVDGFHPLNIGKMLLGEDTFLPCTPAGIVELLNKTGVSLSGKEVVVVGRSNIVGKPVGQLLLNENATVTYCHSRTANISEHTLKADILVVAVGRANFIKADQIKEGAIVIDVGVNRLESGKLVGDVDFEEAKEKASYITPVPGGVGPMTITMLAHNTVKSAKRTLA, from the coding sequence ATGACAGCAACAATCATCGATGGGAAAGAAACAGCAAAAGAAAAGCGTGAGCAATTAGCAAAAGAAGTAGAAGAGCTAAAACAAAAAGGTGTCACACCTGGTCTTGCCGTTATTCTAATCGGTGATGATCCGGCTTCACTTTCTTACGTACGCGGAAAGAAAAAAGCAGCAGAAGCAATGGGCATGCATTTCCAGCTTGATCATTTAGATGCTTCTTTAACAGAAGAAGAATTGCTTCAACTGATTGATCAGTACAATGCGAATGACCAATTCCACGGAATTCTTGTACAGCTTCCACTGCCAAAACATATTTCTGAAAAAGCCGTTATTGAACGTATTTCACCAGAGAAAGATGTGGATGGTTTCCATCCATTAAATATCGGTAAAATGTTGCTTGGGGAAGATACATTCCTTCCATGTACACCGGCAGGCATTGTTGAATTACTGAACAAAACGGGCGTCAGTCTTTCTGGAAAAGAAGTCGTTGTTGTGGGACGAAGCAATATTGTCGGCAAACCAGTAGGGCAATTGCTGTTAAACGAAAACGCAACGGTTACGTACTGCCATTCAAGAACAGCGAATATTTCAGAACATACGTTAAAAGCGGACATTTTAGTTGTTGCCGTCGGTCGAGCAAACTTTATTAAAGCTGACCAAATCAAAGAAGGTGCGATTGTTATCGATGTCGGCGTCAATCGTTTGGAGAGCGGGAAGCTTGTGGGAGATGTTGATTTTGAAGAGGCAAAAGAAAAAGCTTCTTACATCACACCAGTCCCTGGCGGAGTAGGTCCAATGACAATTACGATGCTTGCACATAATACGGTTAAATCAGCAAAACGTACATTAGCATAA
- the nusB gene encoding transcription antitermination factor NusB, producing the protein MKRRTAREKALQTLFQIDVSNIEPKEAITHALDEQESDPFFEELVFGVLEQKDKLDDMISQHLVNWKLDRIANVDRAILRLSVYEMVYQEDIPVSVSMNEAIELAKLFGDDKAPKFVNGVLSNIKNDLKQQ; encoded by the coding sequence ATGAAAAGAAGAACTGCAAGAGAAAAGGCGCTACAAACATTATTTCAAATTGATGTGAGCAATATTGAACCGAAAGAGGCCATTACACATGCGCTGGATGAACAAGAATCAGATCCTTTTTTCGAGGAGCTGGTTTTCGGTGTGCTTGAACAAAAGGACAAGCTTGATGACATGATTTCACAGCATCTGGTGAATTGGAAACTCGATCGTATTGCAAACGTAGACAGAGCCATTTTAAGGCTGTCTGTGTACGAGATGGTGTATCAAGAAGACATCCCGGTTAGTGTCTCAATGAATGAAGCGATTGAACTGGCCAAATTATTCGGTGATGATAAAGCGCCGAAATTTGTCAATGGTGTACTTTCAAACATTAAAAACGACCTAAAGCAGCAATAG
- a CDS encoding Asp23/Gls24 family envelope stress response protein yields MSENNLLEMNLDEDQLGKVQIAPEVIEVIAGIAASEVEGIAEMRGNFANDVAERFGKKNHRKGVKVDVSDEGITIDVYCVVEFGLSIPKVSTAVQENIRQTLLNMTALTINEINIHVVGIQFDTKSAEAEVEQEM; encoded by the coding sequence GTGTCAGAAAACAATTTGCTTGAAATGAACCTTGATGAGGATCAATTGGGAAAAGTGCAAATTGCACCAGAAGTGATTGAGGTCATTGCTGGGATCGCCGCTTCAGAAGTCGAAGGCATTGCCGAAATGCGCGGCAATTTCGCTAATGATGTAGCAGAACGCTTTGGTAAGAAAAATCACCGTAAAGGTGTAAAAGTAGATGTCTCTGATGAAGGCATCACAATTGATGTGTATTGTGTGGTTGAATTTGGCCTATCTATTCCAAAGGTATCCACCGCTGTACAAGAAAATATCCGTCAAACCCTTTTGAACATGACTGCCTTAACGATTAATGAAATCAATATTCATGTCGTGGGTATTCAATTTGATACAAAATCAGCTGAGGCTGAAGTAGAGCAGGAAATGTAA
- the accC gene encoding acetyl-CoA carboxylase biotin carboxylase subunit — protein sequence MIKKLLIANRGEIAVRIIRACKELGIETVAVFSEADRDALHVQMADEAYCIGPTASKDSYLNVTNIVSVAKLTGTDAIHPGYGFLAENADFAELCEECNVIFVGPTASAISKMGTKDVARETMKNAGVPIVPGSQGIVKDLDDAVSTAASIGYPVIIKATAGGGGKGIRVARTEEELINGVTITQQEAAQNFGNPGVYLEKFIEDFRHVEIQVLADQHGHTIHLGERDCSIQRRMQKLLEETPSPALNADIREQMGEAAVKAAEAVEYTGAGTVEFIYDYNEEKFYFMEMNTRIQVEHPVTEMVTGVDLIKEQIKVASGEKLSLTQEDVVYEGWAIECRINAENPEKNFMPSAGEIKMYLPPGGLGVRVDSAAYPGYVIPPYYDSMIAKVITYAKTREEAIAKMKRALQEFVIEGVYTTIPFHLRLLEHETFVSGNFNTKFLETYQIMK from the coding sequence ATGATTAAAAAGCTATTAATTGCAAACAGAGGAGAAATCGCAGTTAGAATTATCCGCGCTTGTAAAGAGCTTGGAATTGAAACCGTTGCGGTATTTTCTGAAGCGGATCGCGATGCGCTTCATGTTCAAATGGCTGATGAAGCATATTGCATCGGACCGACTGCTTCTAAAGATAGTTATTTAAATGTCACGAATATTGTCAGTGTCGCAAAATTAACAGGAACAGATGCCATCCATCCAGGATACGGCTTCCTTGCTGAAAATGCAGACTTCGCAGAGCTTTGCGAGGAGTGCAATGTCATCTTTGTTGGACCAACTGCGTCTGCCATTTCCAAAATGGGAACGAAAGATGTTGCAAGGGAAACAATGAAAAATGCCGGCGTACCGATTGTTCCTGGTTCTCAAGGAATTGTAAAAGATCTTGATGACGCCGTTTCAACAGCAGCAAGTATTGGGTATCCTGTTATTATTAAAGCAACTGCCGGCGGCGGCGGTAAAGGAATCCGTGTGGCTCGCACAGAAGAAGAGCTCATTAACGGAGTGACCATCACGCAGCAGGAAGCAGCGCAGAATTTTGGAAACCCTGGTGTCTATTTGGAGAAATTCATTGAAGACTTTAGACATGTGGAAATCCAAGTGCTTGCAGATCAGCATGGTCATACCATTCATTTAGGAGAGCGTGATTGCTCTATCCAAAGAAGAATGCAAAAGCTTCTTGAAGAAACGCCATCACCAGCGCTGAATGCAGACATCCGTGAGCAAATGGGTGAAGCAGCGGTAAAAGCAGCAGAAGCTGTTGAATACACTGGTGCTGGAACGGTCGAATTCATTTATGATTATAATGAAGAGAAGTTCTACTTCATGGAAATGAATACCCGTATTCAAGTAGAGCATCCTGTAACAGAAATGGTCACTGGAGTTGACCTGATCAAAGAACAGATCAAAGTTGCATCAGGTGAGAAGCTTTCTCTTACACAAGAGGATGTCGTTTATGAAGGATGGGCAATCGAATGCCGTATTAATGCAGAGAACCCAGAGAAAAACTTCATGCCATCAGCTGGTGAAATTAAAATGTATCTTCCACCAGGTGGTCTAGGCGTACGAGTTGATTCTGCCGCTTATCCGGGCTATGTGATTCCGCCATATTACGATAGTATGATTGCAAAAGTCATCACATATGCTAAGACGAGAGAAGAAGCGATTGCGAAAATGAAACGCGCACTTCAAGAATTCGTCATTGAAGGAGTCTATACCACGATCCCGTTCCATCTAAGATTGCTTGAGCATGAAACATTTGTGAGTGGTAATTTTAATACGAAGTTTTTAGAAACATACCAAATCATGAAATAA